The following coding sequences lie in one Gammaproteobacteria bacterium genomic window:
- a CDS encoding dCTP diphosphatase, producing MNSDGIQSLRQALAAFAAERDWDQFHSPKNLSMALIAEVAELVEHFQWLTDAESRALPPSSHEAVRLELADVFIYLIRLADKLDIDLLVAARDKMALNELRYPAQWARGSARRAAAYELGEPLVQNNQKNVGD from the coding sequence ATGAACAGTGACGGTATTCAATCCCTGCGCCAAGCGCTGGCTGCTTTTGCTGCTGAACGAGATTGGGATCAGTTTCACTCGCCCAAAAATCTGAGCATGGCCTTGATCGCTGAGGTGGCAGAGTTGGTGGAACACTTTCAGTGGCTTACCGATGCGGAGAGTCGCGCGCTGCCGCCTTCGAGCCATGAAGCGGTACGCCTCGAACTAGCCGACGTTTTCATCTACCTGATACGTCTCGCGGATAAACTCGACATTGACCTTCTGGTGGCGGCCCGTGACAAGATGGCCTTAAACGAATTGAGGTATCCGGCGCAGTGGGCGCGCGGTAGCGCCCGTCGTGCTGCCGCGTATGAACTGGGGGAGCCACTGGTACAGAATAACCAGAAGAATGTAGGAGATTAA